Within Bacillota bacterium, the genomic segment GCTCGACTTGCATGTATTAGGCACGCCGCCAGCGTTCGTCCTGAGCCAGGATCAAACTCTCCGTTAAAATCTATCCTAAAGTGCCTTAGCACTTTAGCTCCAACTTCGAGTAAATCCTGCAAACTTAAATCTCAAGGCTTCTCGCTTTTCGTATACTGTTTAGTTTTCAAGGTTCCAAACCCGTAAGGTTTGAACCCCACGGGCAAAGTAGAGTATATCACGTCGCCAGCTTTCTGTCAACGGCACTCTACTTTTTTTCTCCCGCCGGGACAAGCCCGTTGGGATTAGTAATGTAGCACAAACGCAGTGTCCCTGCAATACTTGTTAGCAGGAAAGGCAGCACATTACCCATCGATTTCTTTTACAAACGCTAATTTTCTTCGTCTTTCGCCAAATTACTCTTAGCCGCGAGGCCGCATCAGCGGGAAGAAGATCACGTCCCGAATCGAGGGCGAATCAGTAAGTAGCATAACCAACCGGTCAATACCTATACCCAATCCAGCGGTGGGTGGCATGCCGTGTTCCAAGGCAAAGATGTATTCCTCGTCCATCATGTGGGCTTCCTGGTCACCCGAGGCCCGTTCCGCCGCTTGCTGCAGAAAACGTTGTTTCTGATCAAAGGGATCGTTGAGCTCGGAAAAGCCGTTAGCAATCTCCCATCCCACTATATATGGTTCAAAACGGTCCGTCAGGGTGGGGTCACTAGCTTTCCGCTTGGCCAAGGGCGAAATCTCCACCGGATAGTCCACAATGAAAATTGGTCCCGTAAGATGGGGCTCCACATATTCATCAAAGGCCTCGTTAATTAGTTGGGCCTTGGTACGCACTGTATCGTCGAGCTTCAGAGTTCGACGGTATTCCTCGATCTGCTCAGGAGTCAAGTCTCCAGAAAGATCCACGCCGGTATACTGCTTAATAGCCTCCAGCATTGGCAACCGGGGCCAGGGCGGAGTAACATCAATAACTTGTCCCTGGAACTCAAACCGATTGCTTCCCTTTACTTGTTGGGTGACGTAACTGATCAGTTCCTCGGTGAGGGACATCATTTCCTCATAGTCGATGTAGGCCTGGTAGACCTCTACCATAGTGTACTCTGGATTGTGCTTGGTGGAGATACCTTCATTCCTAAAGTTCTTCCCTAGCTCGAAGACTTTCTCCAAACCGCCAACAATGAGTCGTTTGAGGAACAATTCCGGTGCGATGCGCAGATACAACTCCATATCCAGCGCATTGTGATGAGTAATGAAGGGCCTGGCATTGGCGCCCCCAGCAATGGCGTTTAAGATCGGCGTTTCCACTTCCAGGAAACCCCGGGAAGTCAAGAACTGACGAATGGCATTGATGATCTTGGTACGGGTAATAAATGTATCCCTTACCTGGGAGTTCGCAATAAGATCCAGGTATCGGTGCCGATACCTTAGTTCTACATCCTGCAGTCCATGCCACTTGTCGGGCAGTGGACGAACGGCCTTGGAAAGAAAAGTGAGTTCCTCGACCCTAACGCTGATTTCCCCACGCTTGGTACGAAAGACTTCACCATAGGCTCCAACGAAGTCCCCTCGATCCAAATGCTGATAAATAAAGAAATCCTTTTCAGCAACCGAGTCAGCCTTCACATAAAGCTGAATGCGACCGGTGACATCCTGGCAATCCAGAAAACCAACCTTACCATGTCCCCGGATGGCCATGATGCGACCAGCAACCCTTACCTTCTGGCCTTCCAACTCGTCGAAATGCTCGATGATCTCCTTGGCATGGTGGGTCTGAGCAAAGCTTGTGCCAAAGGGATCAATCCCTGCCGCCTCTAGTGCCTCCTTCTTGGCAAGACGGGCTTGGATCTGATCGTTCAACTCCTCGGCCGCCATGGTCTCCTCTGGCGGCAGCCCATTAGTCACCAAAACACACCTCCACAACCAACAAACCTACTTGTTTACTTATAAACATCTATGATCTCCAAATTTAAAACACCAGCTGGCACTGTTACCGCCACCTGGTCTCCAATAGTCTTTCCTAGTAAAGCTCGGCCCACGGGGGATTCGTTGGAAATTCTCCGATTCGAAGGATCCGCTTCGGCGGAACCCACTACCTTGTAGGTCCACTCTTTTCCACTGCCCAGTTCCTTCACCACCACCGTGGACCCTACTCTCACTTGGGTAGTGTCGCCGTCATCATCGTCGTCATCGATTAGAACGGCATTCCTTAGAATAGACCGAATTTTTGCGATGCGGGCCTCCACTTGGGCCTGCTCGTTCTTCGCATCGTCATATTCCGAATTTTCGCTTATATCACCGAACCCCAAGGCCTCTTTGATCCGTTCCGCCACCTCGCGGCGCCTGACTCTGATCAAGTAATCTAACTCCGCTTCTAGCTTCTGCAAACCTTCCCGAGTCAAGGGAACTTGCTTTTCAGCCATCGCTACCCCGAGTCTCCTTCCCTGAAATAGATGTGATTTATTATAGTAGCAAAGCTCCTAGGTGTCAACTGTACATTCGGCTAGCCTACTTGTGACTAAGCACGTAAGGCAGAGGCAAGTTGAACTACTATATCAGGAGAGACATATTGATCAGCTTCCAAGGGGGAGCTACCTAATTCAATACCAATGACCTGACTACCCAGGATACTCTGGGCCATCTCGATGCGCATATCGGACGCCATGAAGATCACACTGTCATACTTCTGCAAACTACTGATAAGCTCCAGAATCCGGTTGAAGAGGGTGGCGCCGCTGAGCTCTTGAACAAAATCCCAGCGTTCATTGTTGGTAAGGACCAAAACATAGTCGAAACCCTGCTCCCGGGCCACTCGGGTAATCTCGTCTTTGTTCGCGATGGGAAACCCAATGAGAGCAAGTTTCTTCCCCTTGCGGATTTCCCCGATGCTTTCCAACCGGGAAACAAAGGTCCGATCCACACCAACAATATTGGCCACTTCCTGCTGGGACATGCCCTTTGCCCGGTGTTCCAAGATCTGCTTGACTACGGAAGAAATCTTTTGGTAGCTGATTAACTTGTCACCGATTCGGATCGGCTCAAATCTTTCTCCCATCCTGATCACTCCGCATAAGGAGATCCTTCTTCCGCAACGAACACCGATAATCGTCCAAGATCTTCCGATACTCGGCGAGCGTCCTGGCTCCATTGACCAACTGTCGGACTTGGGCAGATGCTGGCAATCCTCTCAAATACCAACTGATATGCTTGCGCATTTGTAGAACGGCGATATGTTCACCCTTCAAATCAGCAGTCATTTCCAACTGTCGCAGTGCCAGCGCTAATCGCTCCTCCAAAGAAGGTTCCGGGCCTGGGTGGCCCGTGGCCAGGAGCTGGACACACTGCTTGAAGATCCATGGATTCCCTCGGGCGGCGCGCCCGATCATAACTGCGTCGCACTTAGTCTGCGACATCATTTCCACCACATCGAAGGGAGAAAGGATGTCACCATTGCCAATCACAGGAATAGAAACCCGTTCCTTAACCTGACCAATCACGGTCCAATCTGCGGTTCCTTGGTAGAATTGATCTCGGGTCCGCCCATGGACAGTAACAGCTGATGCCCCCGCCTCCTGGGCCACTTGCGCTAGATCCGGGGCTGTGCATTCATCTTCGCTCCAGCCCTTCCGAATTTTGACGGTCACCGGCACAGCTACAGCTTCAACCACTGCGCGGATGGCCTCGTAGGCCATGGACAAATCTCGCATCAAAGCCGCACCGGCACCGTTACGTACCACCTTGGGTACGGGACAACCCATGTTTATGTCGATCAAGTCTGGCTTTAGAGTCATCAGCTGCTGGGCGGCACCGGCAAGACTCTCCGGACGGCGACCAAACAATTGGATACCAATCGGGCGTTCCATTTCGGAAAACCTGGCCAGTTCCATGGTTTTCTCACTGCCGTAAACCACCGCTTCGGCACTGACCATTTCCGTAAATACCAGACCAGCCCCCATTTCCACTGCGATTTGGCGAAAGGGGCTATCGGTGACTCCGGCCATCGGTGCCAAAAAGACCGGAGTGTCAATCACTAGGTCTCCAATTACAACCTTCACCAATCTAGACTCCTAAAAAATGCGCTCTTCCCTCTTATTGAGAAAAGAACGCATTATCCGGATAATCCGTTACTCCTCGCTAAGTCCATACTTCCTTCGGAACCGTTCCACACGCCCGTCTCTGGTGGTAACGCGTTGCCGTTGACCTGTATAGAACGGGTGACACTTGGAGCAAATCTCCACCCGAAGGTTTTCCTTCGTAGACAAAGTCTCAAAGCTTTCGCCGCAAGCGCAAGTCACAGTGGTCTTGTAGACCGGGGGGTGAATACCCTTTTTCACAGTTTTCACCTCGCTCTTCTAATAGTCAAACCTATCTTCCTGAAAATCCACTACATTATAGCACACGCAATGAGGGGATGGCAACGAACTACCCAATCCACGTTGCAAATCTGGATCAAAGACCAAAGTCCTTGGCAATGAGCCAGTTCGCCCCTAAAGGTATTTCGCTTCAGTCCTCTTGCGATTTTACCCAGAAAACAAACGAAGGGACAGCCGACTCTCTAGAAGCGGGAGTTTTCGGCAAAGGCTGTGTTAATAATCATGTCGGCAAATTCCGCATTGGTTCTTGTCATGGTCAACCGCTCAATAAGCAGGTCCGTTGTCTCGGCAGTCCCGAGAGAACTTAAGGCCTTCCTCAAAATCCACATCATTTGCAATTCTTGGTTATTTAGCAGCAGCTCTTCCTTCCGGGTACCGGATTTGTAGATATCAATGGCCGGGAAGATCCGTTGTTCAGCTAGTTTCCGGTCCAGATGGAGTTCCATATTACCAGTTCCCTTAAACTCCTCGTAAATGACCTCATCCATCCGGCTGCCAGTCTCAATCAACGCCGTAGCCAAAATGGTAAGACTACCACCACCATCAAAGTTGCGGGCTGCCCCGAAGAAGCGTTTCGGCCGATGTAAAGCAGCCGGGTCTACTCCTCCGGACAAGGTACGCCCACTGGGTGGTACCACCAGGTTGTGGGCCCGTGCTAAACGGGTGATCGAATCCAATAGGATCATCACATCCTGCCCATCCTCCACCATGCGTTTGGCCCTTTCTAGGGCTAGATCGGCCACCCGTACGTGGTTCTCCGGGGGCTCATCGAAGGTGGAGCTAATCACCTCTCCGTCCACCGAACGTTCCATGTCGGTAACCTCTTCGGGACGTTCGTCAATCAACAAAACCATTAATTCAACCTCAGGATGATTCGTCGATACACTATTGGCGATCTTTTTCAGGATCGTAGTTTTACCAGCCTTCGGGGGCGCCACAATCAGACCCCGTTGTCCCTTGCCGATCGGCGCAATGATATCCATGAGCCGCATGGCAATGTCTTCGGGATCCGACTCCAACCTAATCCGTTCGTCGGGGTAGATGGGAATCAGATCGTCAAAATTCGGACGATGTACTGATGCCTCGGGATCATGTAAATTAACCGCCAACACTTTTAGCAGGGCGTAGTAACGTTCACCCTCCTTAGGCTCGCGCACTTGCCCCAAAACCACATCACCAGTCCGCAGGTTAAATCTGCGGATCTGGGATGGAGATACGTAGACATCGTCGGAAGACGGAGCCATATCATGGACCCTCAGAAAACCGTAGCCATCGGGTAGGATCTCTAAGATCCCGTCTTTAAAGATCAGACCTTCATTCTCCGTTTCCGCCCTCAATATCTCAAAGATCAGTTTGCGTTTTCGCAACTTGCGGTATCCTTGGACCCCGAGGTCCTTCGCAATCTGATAAAGTTCCTCGTTGGTCTTCGCCGCCAACTCCGCTACATTCATAGACATATACTGTTTATCCCTCTCGGGTAAACAGAGCGTCCCTCCTTTTCGCTATTCTAAGCCTTCCCACTACAACCGAACAATCTCATCTTGGCACGCACCACTTCGCGCATGCTGTCTCTGCTGGGTCCGAGAAGCTTCCGCGGATCAATCTCATCGGGGTTATCCCGGAGGAATTCCTTCAAAGTGTGGCTAAAAGCCTGCCGCAATTCGGTGTCAATGTTAATCTTTGTAATTCCGCTTTGTACTGCCCTTTGGATGCTCTCATCGGAAACACCGGAGGCACCGTGCAAAACCAGGGGAACATCCACACGGGCTCTGATTTCCGCCAGTCTTTCAAAATCCAGTTTCGGCTCGCCTTTATAGACTCCGTGGGCCGTACCGATAGCCACCGCCAGCGCATCCACACCTGTTTTCTCCACGAACTCTGCGGCCTGGTCCGGATCGGTGTAGGCCACATCCTTTTCACTTACCGAGATATCGTCTTCTGTACCGCCAATACGTCCAAGCTCACCTTCCACCGAAACCCCCGAAGGATGTGCAACCTCGACAACCTTCTTCGTCAGGGCGATGTTCTCTTCGAAGGATAGGTGGGACCCGTCGATCATCACCGCGGAGAATCCCGCCCTGATACACTTCACCGCCTGCTCGAAACTAGTTCCATGGTCAAGGTTCAAAGCCACAGGAACACTGACCTGGCGGGCTGCAGTCTCGGCCATCGCGACAATATATTCCAAACCGGCGTACTTCAGGCCCCCTTGGCTGGCCTGTAGAATCACCGGAGCCTTTTCTTCTTCGGCAGCCTGAATAATCGCCTGCAAGATCTCTAGGTTATTCAGGTTGAAGGCCCCCACTGCATATCCTCTTAGTTGCGCATCCTTTACCAATTCTCCAACTGTAACAAGTCCCACCATTACCATCCTTTCAAGATATCATATGAATGCTCTCGGCAACGCAGCCACCGCACTAACAATGTGCAAAACTCGACCACGTTTTCTTTTTAGAAGCCTGCCTTTACCCTAAGATGTTCATGCGAAAATCGGTTATTGGTCGACAATATCTAGACCCGTCGGAGGGGAAGGCCCAACCGGCACAGATAGGCTGATCAGAATAAACGCACAAAACCCTTGTCACCTAACACTTTGTTGCATCGCTTGGCGTGTCATGATTTCGAAAACAGGGACGACATTTTGAGACCGGGAGTCTTCATCGGGCGGAGGCTGTGTGCTATCTTTATAATTCTTCGCCGTCCCCGAAAAAATTCCTCTATTGGCTCCCAAATTGATATGCAAGTAATACCAGCCTTCTTGTTCTTCATAGACACTACTCCCGTAGGACAGCCAAAAAGTCAATTCCACTCGGAAATCCAACAGATCTCCCCGTGCCAGTTCAGGAACACATCCACCACTGTTTCAACGGGCACACTTTTCAACGGGTCATTGACCAGCCCCATCGACAAAGTCAGCTCCGCGGTTACTGTCGGCTGTTGAGCCAAAGCGATACCTACGGTTCCCGACTTCTCGTCGAAGAACTTCACCTCAACCGTAAAAAAGGGGTAAATCCCTTCGACATAGATAATGGAGCCTAGGAAATCAAAACAGACTAGCCCCCATTGGTTAAACCCACCCCGCACCGGTGCGATTGCCTCCAAACTGACCCTCCGCCCGTTATGGAAGATC encodes:
- a CDS encoding transcription termination factor Rho, which encodes MNVAELAAKTNEELYQIAKDLGVQGYRKLRKRKLIFEILRAETENEGLIFKDGILEILPDGYGFLRVHDMAPSSDDVYVSPSQIRRFNLRTGDVVLGQVREPKEGERYYALLKVLAVNLHDPEASVHRPNFDDLIPIYPDERIRLESDPEDIAMRLMDIIAPIGKGQRGLIVAPPKAGKTTILKKIANSVSTNHPEVELMVLLIDERPEEVTDMERSVDGEVISSTFDEPPENHVRVADLALERAKRMVEDGQDVMILLDSITRLARAHNLVVPPSGRTLSGGVDPAALHRPKRFFGAARNFDGGGSLTILATALIETGSRMDEVIYEEFKGTGNMELHLDRKLAEQRIFPAIDIYKSGTRKEELLLNNQELQMMWILRKALSSLGTAETTDLLIERLTMTRTNAEFADMIINTAFAENSRF
- the lysS gene encoding lysine--tRNA ligase, which codes for MAAEELNDQIQARLAKKEALEAAGIDPFGTSFAQTHHAKEIIEHFDELEGQKVRVAGRIMAIRGHGKVGFLDCQDVTGRIQLYVKADSVAEKDFFIYQHLDRGDFVGAYGEVFRTKRGEISVRVEELTFLSKAVRPLPDKWHGLQDVELRYRHRYLDLIANSQVRDTFITRTKIINAIRQFLTSRGFLEVETPILNAIAGGANARPFITHHNALDMELYLRIAPELFLKRLIVGGLEKVFELGKNFRNEGISTKHNPEYTMVEVYQAYIDYEEMMSLTEELISYVTQQVKGSNRFEFQGQVIDVTPPWPRLPMLEAIKQYTGVDLSGDLTPEQIEEYRRTLKLDDTVRTKAQLINEAFDEYVEPHLTGPIFIVDYPVEISPLAKRKASDPTLTDRFEPYIVGWEIANGFSELNDPFDQKQRFLQQAAERASGDQEAHMMDEEYIFALEHGMPPTAGLGIGIDRLVMLLTDSPSIRDVIFFPLMRPRG
- the greA gene encoding transcription elongation factor GreA — protein: MAEKQVPLTREGLQKLEAELDYLIRVRRREVAERIKEALGFGDISENSEYDDAKNEQAQVEARIAKIRSILRNAVLIDDDDDDGDTTQVRVGSTVVVKELGSGKEWTYKVVGSAEADPSNRRISNESPVGRALLGKTIGDQVAVTVPAGVLNLEIIDVYK
- the rpmE gene encoding 50S ribosomal protein L31, translated to MKKGIHPPVYKTTVTCACGESFETLSTKENLRVEICSKCHPFYTGQRQRVTTRDGRVERFRRKYGLSEE
- a CDS encoding transcriptional regulator translates to MGERFEPIRIGDKLISYQKISSVVKQILEHRAKGMSQQEVANIVGVDRTFVSRLESIGEIRKGKKLALIGFPIANKDEITRVAREQGFDYVLVLTNNERWDFVQELSGATLFNRILELISSLQKYDSVIFMASDMRIEMAQSILGSQVIGIELGSSPLEADQYVSPDIVVQLASALRA
- the dusB gene encoding tRNA dihydrouridine synthase DusB — translated: MAGVTDSPFRQIAVEMGAGLVFTEMVSAEAVVYGSEKTMELARFSEMERPIGIQLFGRRPESLAGAAQQLMTLKPDLIDINMGCPVPKVVRNGAGAALMRDLSMAYEAIRAVVEAVAVPVTVKIRKGWSEDECTAPDLAQVAQEAGASAVTVHGRTRDQFYQGTADWTVIGQVKERVSIPVIGNGDILSPFDVVEMMSQTKCDAVMIGRAARGNPWIFKQCVQLLATGHPGPEPSLEERLALALRQLEMTADLKGEHIAVLQMRKHISWYLRGLPASAQVRQLVNGARTLAEYRKILDDYRCSLRKKDLLMRSDQDGRKI
- a CDS encoding class II fructose-1,6-bisphosphate aldolase encodes the protein MGLVTVGELVKDAQLRGYAVGAFNLNNLEILQAIIQAAEEEKAPVILQASQGGLKYAGLEYIVAMAETAARQVSVPVALNLDHGTSFEQAVKCIRAGFSAVMIDGSHLSFEENIALTKKVVEVAHPSGVSVEGELGRIGGTEDDISVSEKDVAYTDPDQAAEFVEKTGVDALAVAIGTAHGVYKGEPKLDFERLAEIRARVDVPLVLHGASGVSDESIQRAVQSGITKINIDTELRQAFSHTLKEFLRDNPDEIDPRKLLGPSRDSMREVVRAKMRLFGCSGKA